A genomic window from Blastococcus saxobsidens DD2 includes:
- a CDS encoding Wzz/FepE/Etk N-terminal domain-containing protein, with the protein MITTSGEKSLVASALWRRRRLIAVATVLGAVLGYLLSSLQDETYQAESRLVLSATHPFDPLGGTAGNASRYLANQREVIQSGEVLDLAAAELGAGDDTELLEESLAVTTLADSDIIIVTAQAPTAELAAARANAVAFAYQQFISERVDEIADAAALVVAGGAAAVAGIRTEAAVYGDGVSVVERASVPVEPIAPKPVRDALLLGILSAIVASGFALWRRDHQARTPQELAADADAALLGVVDVPVARGRVTATAPEGYDMAVVGLDYTCDGRSPIVMVSPLGRHPLARGVALGLAAAAARTRRVLVVDADGDGAPLIAAAQVDPPPQTLDEAGDAGSLDRFVVDAPLPGDDGVRVDLAVLTRDAAGPQGAARRRLASLAGAYDLVLVCAGPVSEDPVAFALLRDVGEVVLVVDGQGRGARTQDLVDVRDRLSLAGRACSGVVVASARRSRARLRHQPPLRSSPDAVPDAPVHTR; encoded by the coding sequence ATGATTACCACATCGGGGGAGAAGTCCCTCGTCGCTTCCGCCCTGTGGCGCCGGCGTCGACTGATCGCTGTCGCGACCGTCCTCGGTGCGGTCCTCGGCTACCTGCTCAGCTCGCTACAGGACGAGACGTACCAGGCGGAGAGCCGCCTGGTCCTCTCGGCGACCCACCCCTTCGACCCCCTCGGCGGGACCGCTGGGAACGCCTCCCGATACCTCGCCAACCAACGCGAGGTGATCCAGTCCGGCGAGGTGCTCGACCTGGCGGCCGCGGAGCTCGGCGCGGGCGACGACACCGAGCTGCTCGAGGAGTCGCTCGCCGTCACGACCCTGGCGGACAGCGACATCATCATCGTCACTGCCCAGGCGCCCACCGCCGAGCTCGCCGCGGCTCGTGCCAACGCCGTCGCGTTCGCCTACCAGCAGTTCATCAGCGAGCGAGTGGACGAGATCGCGGATGCGGCTGCCCTGGTGGTCGCCGGGGGCGCAGCTGCGGTCGCCGGCATCCGGACCGAGGCGGCGGTCTACGGGGACGGCGTCTCGGTGGTGGAGAGGGCGTCCGTGCCGGTCGAGCCCATCGCGCCGAAGCCGGTGCGCGACGCGCTGCTCCTCGGGATCCTGTCCGCAATCGTCGCCTCGGGCTTCGCGCTCTGGCGGCGCGACCACCAGGCACGGACCCCCCAGGAGCTGGCGGCGGACGCGGACGCTGCTCTGCTCGGCGTGGTGGACGTCCCCGTGGCCCGCGGGAGGGTGACGGCCACGGCGCCCGAGGGCTACGACATGGCCGTGGTCGGTCTGGACTACACCTGTGACGGCCGGTCGCCCATCGTCATGGTCAGTCCGCTGGGTCGCCATCCACTGGCTCGAGGAGTGGCCCTCGGCCTGGCCGCGGCCGCGGCCCGCACCCGCCGGGTCCTCGTCGTCGACGCCGACGGGGACGGTGCTCCCCTGATCGCCGCGGCGCAGGTGGATCCGCCGCCCCAGACCCTCGACGAGGCCGGCGATGCCGGGAGCCTCGACCGTTTCGTCGTCGACGCCCCGCTGCCCGGAGATGACGGCGTGCGCGTCGATCTGGCGGTCCTCACCCGGGATGCTGCAGGACCGCAGGGGGCGGCGCGGCGCCGCCTCGCCTCGCTGGCCGGTGCCTACGACCTGGTCCTGGTGTGCGCGGGTCCCGTCTCGGAGGACCCGGTGGCGTTCGCGCTCCTCCGGGACGTCGGGGAGGTCGTCCTCGTGGTCGACGGGCAGGGACGAGGGGCCCGGACCCAGGACCTCGTCGACGTGCGGGATCGGCTCTCGCTGGCCGGGCGCGCGTGCTCCGGTGTCGTCGTCGCGAGCGCCCGCAGGTCACGGGCCCGGCTGCGCCACCAGCCGCCCCTGCGGTCATCGCCCGACGCGGTGCCCGACGCGCCGGTGCACACGCGCTGA
- a CDS encoding Na+-driven multidrug efflux pump, with protein MSNFGLTIAVARAVDEELGGVFTYVFLIFSLAIGLSRAVTTDPLLIRFSAASDETRGRAVAQAAGSSTGAGLTFGLVCLAVGLALGDQLGEALALLVIILPGQLLQDSWRSAAFATGAVHKAAVNDLVRFLVQFAAIAACIVSETDELGWYLAAWALGAWVGAGLGAWQFGLPAAPAGVIAWLRQHSSINVRLGGDYLINMGSFTLTTSLLVVLLGFAATGGLRFAQTLLGPIQLVFGALTAFMVPLLARRLAARGPRALRTPALLLAGFAFTISATVVVTLLLLPDSIGRELLGSSWDEAERVMAAVGTTQCLISLVIGAMATLKVLSRVDLLFRATLVQAPLILGLGVGGGAWLGIEGAAWGIALAHLVGGVLMVVLAVRATGATTADRDDAPPAVVRAASDA; from the coding sequence ATGTCGAACTTCGGCCTGACGATCGCCGTCGCCCGAGCGGTCGACGAGGAACTCGGAGGCGTCTTCACCTACGTGTTCCTGATCTTCAGCCTAGCCATCGGCCTCTCCCGCGCGGTGACGACCGATCCCCTCCTGATCAGGTTCAGCGCTGCCTCCGACGAGACCCGGGGCCGGGCGGTGGCTCAGGCGGCCGGCTCGAGCACCGGCGCCGGGCTCACCTTCGGCCTCGTCTGCCTGGCCGTCGGGCTGGCCCTGGGTGACCAGCTGGGGGAAGCGCTGGCGCTGCTGGTGATCATCCTGCCCGGCCAACTCCTGCAGGACAGCTGGCGCAGCGCCGCGTTCGCCACCGGGGCCGTCCACAAGGCCGCGGTCAACGACCTCGTCCGGTTCCTGGTCCAGTTCGCGGCCATCGCGGCGTGCATCGTCTCGGAGACCGACGAGCTGGGCTGGTACCTCGCCGCCTGGGCGCTGGGTGCCTGGGTGGGCGCCGGGCTGGGGGCCTGGCAGTTCGGGCTGCCCGCTGCCCCTGCGGGGGTGATCGCCTGGCTGCGCCAGCACTCGTCGATCAACGTCCGGCTGGGCGGGGACTACCTGATCAACATGGGGTCGTTCACGCTGACCACATCCCTGCTCGTGGTGCTGCTGGGGTTCGCCGCGACGGGCGGGCTGCGCTTCGCGCAGACCCTCCTCGGCCCGATCCAGCTGGTGTTCGGAGCTCTGACGGCCTTCATGGTTCCCCTGCTGGCCCGCCGGCTGGCCGCCCGGGGACCGCGCGCGCTACGTACCCCCGCCCTCCTGCTGGCCGGCTTCGCGTTCACCATCAGTGCGACCGTGGTGGTCACCCTCCTGCTCCTCCCGGATTCGATCGGCCGGGAGCTGCTCGGGTCCTCGTGGGACGAGGCCGAGCGCGTAATGGCCGCGGTCGGTACGACGCAGTGCCTCATCTCTCTGGTGATCGGCGCAATGGCGACGCTCAAGGTCCTCAGCCGGGTCGATCTTCTCTTCCGGGCCACGCTGGTCCAGGCGCCGCTCATCCTGGGGCTGGGGGTGGGCGGCGGTGCCTGGCTCGGGATCGAGGGCGCCGCCTGGGGCATCGCGCTGGCCCACCTGGTGGGAGGCGTCCTCATGGTCGTCCTCGCGGTCCGAGCCACCGGCGCCACCACCGCCGACCGGGACGACGCCCCGCCGGCGGTCGTCCGGGCTGCTTCCGACGCCTGA
- a CDS encoding glycoside hydrolase family 26 protein, protein MQGSRSGAAWRSGVYVPGSDPEEYEAFAAWRGRELDVVVDWPARSSWADIVNPTWLYNNWSGTPYIKSFGVAMLPEKESASLDACARGSYDRHWREFGENLAERGLADEVIIRLGWEFNGDWYKWSARNPEAFAACWRAIHTQVERVAPELRWDWNVNRGRGHSVADARKAYPGDQYVDIVGIDSYDIWPGVRTEADWQEHLAGEFGLRFWADFAIQRGKQVSVPEWGLYPGTEQAGNNGGDNPLYIEKMVGFFRSLGDHLAYESYFNQSRSGVAGSLVSPNQNPRGSAAYQKLYR, encoded by the coding sequence ATGCAGGGGAGCCGTTCGGGTGCAGCCTGGCGGAGCGGCGTCTACGTGCCCGGTTCGGACCCCGAGGAGTACGAGGCCTTCGCCGCCTGGCGCGGACGGGAGCTCGATGTCGTGGTCGACTGGCCGGCGCGGTCCAGCTGGGCCGACATCGTCAACCCGACCTGGCTGTACAACAACTGGTCGGGGACTCCCTACATCAAGTCGTTCGGGGTGGCCATGCTGCCCGAGAAGGAGAGCGCGTCCCTGGACGCATGCGCGCGGGGCAGCTACGACCGGCACTGGCGGGAGTTCGGCGAGAACCTGGCCGAGCGCGGATTGGCCGACGAGGTCATCATCCGGCTCGGCTGGGAGTTCAACGGCGACTGGTACAAGTGGTCCGCCCGCAACCCCGAGGCGTTCGCCGCGTGCTGGCGCGCCATCCATACCCAGGTGGAGCGAGTGGCGCCGGAGCTGCGCTGGGACTGGAACGTCAACCGTGGCCGCGGGCACAGCGTCGCGGACGCCCGGAAGGCCTACCCCGGTGACCAGTACGTCGACATCGTCGGAATCGACTCGTACGATATCTGGCCCGGTGTGCGGACCGAGGCCGACTGGCAGGAGCACCTCGCCGGTGAGTTCGGGCTCCGCTTCTGGGCGGACTTCGCGATCCAGCGTGGCAAGCAGGTCAGCGTTCCCGAGTGGGGGCTCTACCCGGGCACGGAGCAGGCCGGGAACAACGGGGGGGACAACCCCCTCTACATCGAGAAGATGGTCGGGTTCTTCCGCTCGCTGGGTGACCACCTGGCGTACGAGTCCTACTTCAACCAGTCGAGGTCGGGGGTCGCCGGCTCGCTCGTGAGCCCGAACCAGAACCCGAGAGGCTCTGCCGCCTACCAGAAGCTCTACCGCTAG
- a CDS encoding serine O-acetyltransferase, whose protein sequence is MTRQPTPSTLHLVREDWLTHNRKLTAPGVHALVVHRLQVSLAQRTGLPARVGRLALHAVNNLLIRNVYGMELYPTTRIGRRLLLPHHVGVLLGRHSVIGDDCVIRQHVTLGQQGGTTYDQPTLGDRVDVGPGATIAGRITVGDDATIGAHALVLRDVPAGATAMVSPARVLPATPGAASAARGAAASS, encoded by the coding sequence ATGACGCGCCAGCCCACCCCATCGACGCTCCACCTCGTCCGCGAGGACTGGCTGACCCACAACCGCAAGCTCACCGCCCCCGGTGTTCACGCCCTCGTGGTGCACCGCCTGCAGGTGTCGCTGGCCCAGCGCACGGGCCTGCCGGCCAGGGTCGGCCGCCTGGCACTACACGCAGTGAACAACCTCCTGATCCGGAACGTGTACGGGATGGAGCTCTACCCGACGACCCGGATCGGCCGGCGACTGCTGCTCCCTCACCACGTCGGTGTGCTCCTGGGCAGGCACAGCGTCATCGGCGACGACTGCGTGATCCGGCAGCACGTGACGCTCGGCCAGCAGGGCGGTACAACCTACGACCAGCCCACCCTGGGGGACCGTGTCGACGTGGGGCCGGGCGCGACAATCGCCGGAAGGATCACCGTGGGGGATGACGCGACCATCGGCGCGCACGCTCTGGTCCTGCGGGACGTTCCCGCGGGTGCGACCGCGATGGTGTCTCCGGCTCGGGTCCTGCCGGCGACGCCCGGGGCTGCCTCGGCCGCCCGCGGGGCAGCGGCCTCGTCCTGA
- a CDS encoding SDR family NAD(P)-dependent oxidoreductase, giving the protein MSDLVVITGTSGGLGRALAREAVANGYRVLGIARRSVEEADIGDGYAHLCADLSDIDAIPRLARQVLAEHGAPYGLVNNAAAGLDGLLPTMHNSQIRAVLDLDLLSPIMLTKYLCRPMLSVGRGRVITVSSIVARTGFRGLSVYAAAKAGLEGFTRSLARDLGRRGVTVNAVAPGFLDTDMTTVLGDAGMARVQRRSPLDRFATTEEVAAAVTYLLSPAAAGVTGTTLTVDAGSTA; this is encoded by the coding sequence GTGAGCGACCTCGTGGTGATCACCGGGACGAGCGGGGGGCTCGGCCGGGCTCTGGCCCGGGAAGCCGTGGCGAACGGTTACCGGGTCCTCGGGATCGCTCGCCGATCGGTCGAGGAGGCCGACATCGGGGACGGGTACGCGCACCTGTGCGCGGACCTGTCGGACATCGACGCGATCCCACGTCTGGCGCGACAGGTGCTGGCCGAGCACGGCGCCCCCTACGGGCTGGTGAACAACGCCGCCGCCGGGCTGGACGGCCTGCTGCCGACGATGCACAACAGCCAGATCCGCGCGGTGCTCGACCTGGACCTGTTGTCGCCGATCATGCTGACGAAATACCTCTGCCGGCCCATGCTGTCCGTGGGCCGTGGACGGGTCATCACCGTGTCCTCGATCGTCGCCCGCACAGGCTTCCGTGGCCTGTCGGTCTACGCGGCCGCCAAGGCCGGGCTCGAGGGGTTCACCCGGTCACTCGCCCGCGACCTGGGACGTCGCGGCGTGACCGTCAACGCGGTCGCGCCCGGCTTCCTGGACACGGACATGACCACGGTCCTCGGGGATGCCGGCATGGCCCGGGTGCAGCGACGCAGCCCGCTCGACCGGTTCGCCACCACCGAGGAGGTCGCCGCCGCGGTGACGTACCTGCTGAGCCCGGCGGCAGCAGGAGTGACGGGGACGACCCTGACCGTGGACGCCGGGTCCACTGCCTGA
- a CDS encoding AMP-binding protein — MSADPQDTARSGAGPAIIDRDGAVLHAELRQDPFGLRRIVPRGAVVALQAHRARTVAAALCVLEGRARRVDLIGSLGHSVEPGTITVDDAAVGTESAAEDDEHAGEAATDQAETRTRWRLFTSGTTGEPKPVDHTLRSLSRTVRVPGTGGRTQRRWGLLYEPTRMAGLQVLLQALASEDVLVDASGHGSLPDRLQWLADNSVDTISATPTIWRQVLQSQDPRALPLTQITLGGEIADQRLLDALRRTFPEARITHIFASTDTGAAFAVNDGREGFPRAYLESAPSGVRLDVRDGRLFVEAPEVSGAGPDGFVDTGDLVEMTADRIRILGRASGAVNVGGVLVSPEQVESVLRAHPDVVDAVVTSRRNAFSGNILVADVLPTSEADTRALPAALRAEVASRLSSVHVPASVKVVPEMVVTSTGKVGRR; from the coding sequence ATGAGCGCTGATCCACAGGACACCGCCCGCAGCGGTGCCGGGCCGGCGATCATCGACCGAGACGGTGCCGTGCTGCACGCGGAGTTGCGTCAGGACCCCTTCGGTCTGCGCCGCATCGTTCCCCGGGGAGCAGTCGTCGCCCTCCAGGCCCACCGGGCCCGCACCGTGGCCGCAGCCCTCTGCGTCCTCGAGGGCCGCGCCCGACGGGTCGACCTGATCGGGTCCCTCGGCCACTCCGTGGAGCCGGGCACCATCACCGTCGACGACGCGGCCGTGGGGACGGAGTCCGCAGCGGAAGATGACGAGCACGCGGGCGAGGCAGCGACGGACCAGGCCGAGACCCGGACCCGCTGGCGACTGTTCACGTCCGGGACGACGGGCGAACCGAAGCCGGTCGACCACACGCTGAGGTCCCTCAGCCGGACGGTCCGCGTCCCCGGCACCGGCGGCCGGACGCAGCGACGCTGGGGACTGCTCTACGAGCCTACGCGGATGGCAGGCCTCCAGGTCCTGCTGCAGGCACTGGCGAGCGAGGACGTCCTGGTGGACGCATCCGGCCACGGAAGTCTGCCGGACCGACTGCAGTGGTTGGCCGACAACTCGGTCGACACGATCTCGGCGACACCGACGATCTGGCGCCAGGTTCTGCAGAGCCAGGACCCCAGGGCACTGCCGCTGACGCAGATCACGCTGGGCGGCGAGATCGCCGACCAGCGCCTCCTCGACGCGCTGCGCCGGACGTTCCCCGAGGCACGCATCACGCACATTTTCGCCTCCACGGACACCGGTGCGGCATTCGCCGTCAACGACGGCCGGGAGGGCTTCCCGCGCGCCTATCTGGAGTCCGCGCCGTCCGGGGTGCGACTGGACGTGCGCGACGGCCGGTTGTTCGTCGAGGCTCCCGAGGTCAGTGGCGCCGGGCCCGACGGTTTCGTGGACACCGGGGACTTGGTCGAGATGACCGCCGATCGGATCCGAATCCTCGGCCGGGCCTCCGGCGCGGTGAACGTCGGCGGTGTCCTGGTGTCACCGGAGCAGGTGGAGAGCGTGCTACGGGCCCATCCGGACGTCGTCGACGCCGTGGTGACCTCCCGGCGCAACGCTTTCAGCGGAAACATCCTGGTGGCCGATGTGCTGCCCACATCCGAGGCCGACACGAGGGCCCTGCCCGCCGCGCTCCGCGCCGAGGTAGCCTCCCGACTCTCCTCGGTGCACGTCCCCGCCTCCGTCAAGGTCGTTCCCGAGATGGTCGTCACGTCGACCGGCAAGGTCGGCCGCCGGTGA
- a CDS encoding acyl carrier protein, translated as MADVSQVRAAVVEEITALLAEDGKDVPPLTDDIVLLESGLDSLGFAVLVTRLEESLGYDPFTEMDDPVYPTTLADFVDIYSGRPHER; from the coding sequence ATGGCCGACGTGAGCCAGGTGCGGGCAGCCGTCGTCGAGGAGATCACGGCACTGCTGGCTGAGGACGGGAAAGACGTTCCGCCGCTGACCGACGACATCGTCCTCCTGGAGAGCGGTCTCGACAGCCTCGGGTTCGCCGTCCTCGTCACACGGCTCGAGGAGTCACTCGGCTACGACCCCTTCACCGAGATGGACGATCCCGTCTATCCCACGACCCTGGCCGACTTCGTCGACATCTACTCCGGACGGCCGCATGAGCGCTGA
- a CDS encoding glycosyltransferase, protein MTVANLISFLAARGHTVDLYALRTGGQITESHQSWLRDHCSQVRLFRHGRFRMALGMLQAVCTGRPLQVGIFRNGRQRQAVDRAARDGDYDIVYTYYLRSAEATRSIRQKRDGVSRRRPATFLAMQLSQSLNTRRILENASNVWTRTLYWYESRRVRQYETTVWRDFDRSVLIGQQDLDTINEECRRAGLPELDNVVFGAHGTDLDQFAVATADEVVPNRIVFSGVMRTPTNVQAVLWFAQKVWPTVRRAVPQAEFMIVGREPTGEVRALHGKDGITVTGTVPDPAVLIRSATVCINPMQAGGGMQNKLLEYLACAKPVVATTVANEGIGAPADCVAVTDDPAEFAQQTIRLLEDRAAQVRLGTAARSFVEEHWSWEGHFLRLERDFILALEELCGDEAAEDTLPPRRSRPGRSVA, encoded by the coding sequence ATGACCGTAGCGAACCTCATCTCCTTCCTCGCCGCCCGAGGCCATACGGTCGACCTGTACGCCCTCCGTACGGGTGGGCAGATCACGGAGTCCCACCAGTCCTGGCTGCGCGACCACTGCTCCCAGGTCCGCCTCTTCCGGCACGGTCGGTTCCGGATGGCGCTCGGCATGCTCCAGGCCGTCTGCACAGGCAGGCCGCTCCAGGTAGGCATCTTCCGGAACGGCCGGCAGCGCCAGGCCGTGGACCGCGCCGCCCGCGACGGCGACTACGACATCGTGTACACGTACTACCTCCGGAGCGCGGAGGCGACCCGGAGCATCCGCCAGAAGCGGGACGGTGTCTCGCGCCGCCGTCCCGCCACGTTCCTGGCGATGCAGCTCTCCCAGAGCCTCAACACCCGCCGGATCCTCGAGAACGCATCGAACGTCTGGACCCGGACCCTCTACTGGTACGAGTCACGGCGGGTGCGCCAGTACGAGACGACCGTCTGGCGGGACTTCGACCGGTCCGTCCTCATCGGTCAGCAGGACCTGGACACCATCAACGAGGAGTGCCGCAGGGCCGGGCTGCCCGAACTGGACAACGTGGTCTTCGGGGCGCACGGCACGGACCTGGACCAGTTCGCGGTGGCCACCGCGGACGAGGTCGTCCCGAACCGGATCGTCTTCTCCGGCGTCATGCGAACGCCGACCAACGTCCAAGCCGTCCTCTGGTTCGCCCAGAAGGTGTGGCCGACAGTGCGCCGCGCGGTTCCCCAGGCCGAGTTCATGATCGTCGGCCGGGAACCGACCGGCGAGGTCCGCGCGCTGCACGGCAAGGACGGGATCACGGTGACGGGCACGGTCCCCGACCCGGCGGTCCTCATCCGCAGCGCCACCGTCTGCATCAACCCCATGCAGGCGGGAGGCGGCATGCAGAACAAGCTGCTCGAGTACCTGGCATGTGCAAAGCCGGTCGTCGCCACGACCGTGGCGAACGAGGGCATCGGCGCACCGGCAGACTGCGTCGCCGTAACAGACGACCCTGCGGAGTTCGCGCAGCAGACGATCCGCCTCCTCGAGGACCGTGCGGCCCAGGTCCGTCTCGGCACCGCCGCGCGGTCGTTCGTCGAGGAGCACTGGTCCTGGGAGGGCCACTTCCTGCGCCTCGAGCGAGACTTCATCCTCGCCCTGGAAGAGCTATGCGGGGACGAGGCAGCAGAGGACACACTCCCCCCGCGGAGGAGCCGCCCGGGGCGATCCGTCGCCTGA
- a CDS encoding nucleotide sugar dehydrogenase: protein MKVAVFGLGYVGMTAAACMVKQGHVVVGIDVSEAKVSTIRRGKSPIMEPGVQEQIAEGIDRGTLSATTSPIGVLDDADLAIVCVGTPSAPDGGHNMTYIAEVSRQIAANVGTGRTTPLTVAYRSTVRPGTMEELVWPIFQGALGDDIDAALELVYNPEFLRESSGMRDYFEPPKVVVGTRDGRGSDTMLKLYADVQAPWFDVPFREAELTKFVDNTWHAVKVAYANELGRICQQMGISASAVSEIFLSDTKLNISARYLRPGGPFGGSCLPKDVRALQRISADVGANTHLIDALIRSNESHKYHQFQDIRSAVSPGDRILLCGLTFKAHTDDVRESPAIDLARMLITDGCLVEVYDPYLEPAALVGQNLGYAYSHLPQLSSLLVSAQHAESQDYALVVDTNGTASDLQLSPDQPVVSTNRIA from the coding sequence GTGAAGGTAGCCGTCTTCGGCCTGGGCTACGTCGGCATGACCGCAGCGGCGTGCATGGTGAAGCAAGGGCACGTGGTCGTCGGGATCGACGTCAGCGAGGCCAAGGTGTCCACGATCCGGCGTGGCAAATCGCCGATCATGGAACCGGGCGTCCAGGAGCAGATCGCTGAGGGGATCGACCGGGGGACGCTGTCCGCGACGACCTCCCCGATCGGCGTGCTCGACGACGCTGACTTGGCGATCGTCTGCGTGGGCACGCCGAGCGCTCCCGATGGCGGCCACAACATGACCTACATCGCCGAGGTCAGCCGCCAGATCGCCGCCAACGTCGGAACCGGGCGCACGACCCCGCTGACCGTGGCGTACCGGTCGACGGTGCGGCCCGGAACGATGGAGGAGCTGGTGTGGCCGATCTTCCAGGGCGCGCTGGGGGACGACATCGACGCCGCGCTGGAGCTCGTCTACAACCCCGAGTTCCTCCGCGAGAGCAGCGGGATGCGCGACTACTTCGAGCCGCCGAAGGTGGTGGTCGGCACTCGTGACGGCCGAGGGTCGGACACCATGCTGAAGCTCTATGCCGATGTCCAGGCTCCGTGGTTCGACGTCCCGTTCCGCGAGGCCGAGCTGACCAAGTTCGTCGACAACACCTGGCACGCGGTCAAGGTGGCCTACGCGAACGAGCTGGGGCGCATCTGCCAGCAGATGGGCATCAGCGCCTCGGCGGTGTCCGAGATCTTCCTGTCGGACACCAAGCTGAACATCTCGGCCCGGTACCTCCGCCCGGGCGGACCGTTCGGCGGCTCCTGCCTGCCCAAGGACGTGCGGGCACTCCAGCGGATCTCCGCTGACGTCGGCGCCAACACCCACCTGATCGACGCGCTGATCCGTAGCAACGAGTCGCACAAGTACCACCAGTTCCAGGACATCCGGAGCGCGGTCTCCCCCGGCGACCGGATCCTGCTCTGCGGCCTCACCTTCAAGGCGCACACCGACGATGTCCGGGAGAGCCCGGCCATCGACCTCGCCCGGATGCTGATCACCGACGGGTGCCTGGTCGAGGTCTACGATCCCTACCTGGAGCCGGCGGCCTTGGTCGGCCAGAACCTCGGCTATGCGTACAGCCACCTGCCGCAGCTGTCCTCGCTCCTGGTGAGCGCCCAGCACGCCGAGTCGCAGGACTACGCGCTCGTGGTCGACACCAACGGGACCGCGTCGGACCTTCAGTTGAGCCCGGATCAGCCGGTCGTGTCCACCAACCGCATCGCATGA
- a CDS encoding PHP domain-containing protein: protein MSTPLPPAAALRRIAFLLERAREASYRVGAYRTAAAVVAGLDEAELDRRIRTNTLKDLKGIGPKTATAIAQAHEGQVPEYLADLEQGYADEVPAADEIAAFRAALKGDLHAHSDWSDGGSPIREMAEAAIALGHEYLALTDHSPRLTVANGLSPERLEQQLDVVAALNEELAPFRILTGIEVDINVDGSLDQTDELLGRLDAVVASVHSDLRADRAAMTRRMLAAVADPHTDVLGHCTGRLVIGRRQRNGTQRPRPESQFDAEAVFSACVEHGTAVEINSRPERLDPPRRLLTLAVELGCEFAIDTDAHAPGQLDWQYNGCERAIECGVPVERVVNTRSADDLLEWTTPP from the coding sequence CTGAGCACCCCCCTTCCGCCCGCGGCCGCGCTCCGGAGGATCGCCTTCCTCCTGGAGCGCGCCCGCGAGGCCAGCTACCGCGTCGGGGCCTACCGCACCGCCGCGGCGGTGGTCGCCGGCCTGGACGAGGCCGAGCTCGACCGCCGGATCCGCACCAACACGCTGAAGGACCTCAAGGGCATCGGCCCGAAGACGGCGACGGCGATCGCCCAGGCGCACGAGGGCCAGGTGCCGGAGTACCTGGCGGACCTCGAGCAGGGCTACGCCGACGAGGTGCCGGCGGCCGACGAGATCGCGGCGTTCCGTGCCGCGCTCAAGGGCGACCTGCACGCGCATTCGGACTGGTCCGACGGCGGCAGCCCGATCCGGGAGATGGCCGAGGCCGCGATCGCGCTCGGCCACGAGTACCTGGCGCTCACCGACCACTCCCCCCGGCTCACCGTCGCCAACGGGCTCTCCCCCGAGCGGCTGGAGCAGCAGCTCGACGTCGTCGCCGCGCTCAACGAGGAACTCGCGCCCTTCCGGATCCTCACCGGCATCGAGGTCGACATCAACGTCGACGGCAGCCTGGACCAGACCGACGAACTGCTCGGCCGGCTCGACGCCGTCGTCGCCAGCGTCCACTCCGACCTGCGCGCCGACCGCGCGGCGATGACCCGGCGGATGCTCGCCGCCGTCGCCGATCCGCACACCGACGTGCTGGGCCACTGCACCGGCCGGCTGGTGATCGGCCGCAGACAGCGCAACGGGACCCAGCGGCCGCGGCCGGAGAGCCAGTTCGACGCCGAGGCCGTCTTCTCCGCCTGCGTCGAGCACGGCACCGCGGTGGAGATCAACTCCCGCCCCGAACGGCTGGACCCGCCGCGGCGGCTGCTCACCCTGGCCGTCGAGCTGGGCTGCGAGTTCGCCATCGACACCGACGCGCACGCCCCTGGCCAGCTGGACTGGCAGTACAACGGCTGCGAGCGGGCGATCGAGTGCGGCGTGCCGGTGGAGCGGGTGGTCAACACCCGCTCCGCCGACGACCTGCTCGAGTGGACCACACCGCCGTAG
- a CDS encoding DoxX family protein — MLVRRIARPLLAAPFIYGGISTLRKPQDRVPGARPVVEKLADTADKQLPVEVPRDVEQWVKADAAIKVAAGSLFALNKFPRLTAIALSASVVPTTLAGHRFWEHDDPTEKFGQLSNFLKNTGLLGGLLLAAVDTEGRPSVRYRAKRAAKRAADVTEKNYEKASKRAVTAQKKASRKAGKKTGKGALKVLS; from the coding sequence ATGCTGGTTCGCCGGATCGCCCGGCCCCTGCTCGCCGCGCCCTTCATCTACGGGGGGATCAGCACGCTGCGCAAGCCGCAGGATCGCGTGCCGGGCGCCCGCCCTGTGGTGGAGAAGCTCGCCGACACCGCCGACAAGCAGCTCCCGGTGGAGGTGCCCCGGGACGTCGAGCAGTGGGTGAAGGCCGACGCCGCCATCAAGGTCGCCGCGGGCTCGCTGTTCGCGCTCAACAAGTTCCCCCGGCTGACCGCGATCGCCCTGTCGGCGTCGGTCGTGCCGACCACGCTGGCCGGTCACCGGTTCTGGGAGCACGACGACCCGACCGAGAAGTTCGGGCAGCTCTCGAACTTCCTGAAGAACACCGGCCTGCTGGGCGGGCTGCTGCTCGCCGCCGTCGACACCGAGGGCAGGCCGTCGGTGCGCTACCGCGCCAAGCGGGCGGCCAAGCGGGCCGCCGACGTCACCGAGAAGAACTACGAGAAGGCCTCCAAGCGTGCGGTCACGGCGCAGAAGAAGGCCTCGCGCAAGGCCGGCAAGAAGACCGGCAAGGGAGCCCTGAAGGTGCTGAGCTGA